The DNA window ACCTGACTATGGCTTTCCACCGATGGTCCCATCCAACAGTCCCTGTTCCATGTCAGGTACTTAGATCGGCCCTGACAAACGTTAGGGTGGGGCTTGAGGTTTGAGgtctttctgtctctggttGTCTGTCTGTGGTATAAACCTATACAGATATACCGGTTTATGTGCTCAGAATTACAAGAGATTATTTTTGCAATGTCTTTCCTGTTGTACATCTCAGAGCCCAGCCGGGTGTTGTGGATATTAGAAGAATATGAGGACTGTAGAATATTAGTTTGGCTGTATTAAATGCATCAGTCATTTCTTAGCCTTGGGTGATTGGTCCTGTTTCCACCATTAATGCAATATTTAATTAACACTGCAATTTAACAAATTATACTGTATTGTTTCATATGTGTGTtttcaagcacacacacatataactAAATTATTCAGGCTGCACCTACAACGAGGAGAGGGTGGTTGTCATTTGCCTTCACTAAATATGCTAATAGTCCGACACCTGTCTGTATAAGATGAGGCAGTTGCACCCTGAATTGTTTGCTGAAGCGATAACCAAACTTGTACTCTGAGCAGGAGCTTCTgtcctttttctctttgtttgaggttaagatttttattttattttaaagatgtctTTATTCGGGATTGTTTTGTCGTATCTGATCATCTGAATGAATCAGACTCTCATctcctttccccctctttttcctcGGTCTTTCCTTGTCTGTACAGTGATGGAGCCCATGACGGTGACAACGTCAGTGGTCGGACCTCAGGAGTTCGACCGAAATGCCCCTCGGATTTGCGGAGTGTGCGGTGACAAGGCAACTGGCTTTCACTTCAATGCAATGACATGTGAGGGCTGCAAAGGGTTTTTCAGGTAGGTCTTATTTGATTGGTGTTTTCTTCTACATACAGAAATGATGAGGTGTAACCTCTCATGCCATCTGTTTAAAATAATACTTTATCTCTTTATCTGCAAGTAATCTTACTCGAGACTTCAGTTGTTGAAGTATTAAGAAGCATTAAATTAGTCCTTTCAACTCCTGCGAGGAAATTTGTGAACAACTAAAGAGAAGGGTTTCCCAAAGCATGATTTACTCATTTTGAATTTGTTCCAACAGGCGCAGCATGAAGCGTAAAGCCTCTTTCACTTGTCCATTTAATGGAAGCTGCACTATCACAAAAGACAACCGACGCCACTGCCAGGCCTGCCGTCTCAAGCGCTGCATTGACATTGGCATGATGAAAGAGTGTGAGTTAAATTTTTGACAAAAGAAATAGAGCTTTAAATTGGCTATTTGTTTTTAGTATTTTAACCGAGAGGAGCAATATCTCCTAAAATCAACAATAGGGAAAATTTTGCCTCGGCTCTTGTGGAGATAAAACTGATCATGGAAGCACGGCGAGTTTCTTTAAGCTTCATTTTAAGTGTGTTCAATGTTTTACAAACATGTAAATGTCTCATCTACTGATGgagtttttctttatttatttattttacatagaAATGTGACTAAAACAGACTTTGATTGGGAATTATACAATAACTCATGTAGATGAGTAGACATGTAGTTTTGCCTTTTTCAGTGAAACACTGTGAAATTGTGTATAATTAGAAAGCAAAAGCAGTTGTAGTAATATTTTTAGTAAGCATTACTCAAGGGATCAATaatacatcatcatcaccagaaaAGATCCACAGACTAATCATCAAATGCTACAAACATTTGATATCATCATTACACTTAATTGCTATAACAAAGGAGAATACTTGCTCTTGCAATTCCTGTGCATACATTTAATATTTCTTATAACTATATAATTAACTGACTGCAAAAAGCTGTGAGTTTAAACAACCTGTTAATTGTTGGCAACTTTACAATTATATTTGAAACAGGATTACATCTCTTAATGTCGTTAGCACACAAAGCACCTGGAGACTCCATTTATCATTGTGTTAGCGCTTTTATAGTATTTAATCAGTGAAAAAAGACccaatcagatcagatctggTGTAGGCAGACTGCTATCTGCCATATAAACAGACAGGAATTGAATTTAATTGAATTGTTAAACGTATGCTTATGTTAGACagtaacaaaaaaacccaaaaaacagtCCTTTATTCTAACAGATGGGATTGTCATCATCTGGTTTTCATATTCATGATCTATGTAATAATATATCATCAATAATTAAATTTGACTTTTTTATGAAAAGGTCAACTGGCAGTGTTAACTCTGTTGCTTATGCATACACAGTTAGTAGATCCATTTGTATTCAGCATGTCAACAAGTGATTACATTCACATGTCTTAGGTGTTATAAAATTTCACTACATACAAGAGTATTAATATATATGAAAGCATTATGTATTCAAATTTTAAATAATTGTCAGatcattcaaaaacaaaacactattTATTTCAACCTTCATTATTTATCAAGTTGTCATCTACCCTTAGAAAAATGCAGAAACTGAATTTGACAGTCCCAGTCAATGTAATCAGCTGGTTGTCAACTCCATAAATAGTACTTTCAGCTGAAATTGCATAGccttttaatcaatcaatcaatcaatcaatcaatcaatcaatcaatcaatcaatcaatcaatcaatcaatcaaccaatcaatcaatcaatcaacccacccaccaaccaaccaaccatccagaatctcagggcctgacccccaataagcaacagtggtaaggacagaagcaggacagggctcatatagggggaccctcatGTTGATGGCCAGGTGGGcagagaagggggagaaagTGGGGGGGAGGTAGAGAACAGAATGGATTTACATCATACAAATACATTAATTGCAACAACCTGTCAGtataagagttgagtgggtgAGCGGGGTCAGAGGCTGTTAGGTCAGTGCACAGCCATGAATTCGATGATTCCTTTGACCGTGTGCATTCAGCAGTTGATTATATTCAATTGCTGTGTTGCTATTGTCAAAGGTGTGAATGATTTTACTGTGAACCGTGTAACAACACTGGCAGGTAAGGGACTTACAAGTTGGGGAAGAGACTTTCCCAAGTTTTTTGAAGAAATTGGCAAGCAGTTTCATCTTTGAACTGACAAATACAGTAAATTCTTGAAGGTCTTGGAGCTTAAGCCAGTTTAGAATCCATGGCCGTACGAACGAGATTGCAGTGTGtgatttgtgttgtgtgtttctaGCAACGTTAGCTTGGCTGCAGAGAGATCTGTTCAGCTTTAGTACTTCATGTTAGTACTTCCTCGCGAATATTCTTGTTCATTCTTGTTCTGCTTTGTTACAagagttgttttattttaacagaaGGATGGGGGAAATGATtgcaaatttaaaaacaaaaatattttgcTGAAGTGGTGCGAGTCATAGGTGCAGAAGATAAAGCAAAGCCCAAAAGTTGAAACATTttagcagtgttttttttaaagaagaaaccATTAGATATCTGTTTTTGTCCTACATGTCTTCCTGCCTACATACACCGCTGTGATCCATTGATAAGCCATTCTTTGTCTCAGGATGTGGGTGCCCAGATGCTGTCCTGATTTTACCTCCTTAACATCACAAGCTCCGGGCAATAGTGGAAAAACACAGACCTGCACCAAATTCAACTCAACATATATCACACCAAACACGAGCGTGAACAGCCTCTGTTGTGTGGGCTGTTTGGTTAATAAGTAGCCTGCTGTGCACCTCCTGCCTCTAAAACAGGAAAACTGCCCTGTCTTTGTCAGTGTCTTTGGCACCATTCTTGTTTACCATACCCTCACTGTTTGCCTTTCTTCCGATCTTTCATCCTCTTGCTTTGCAGGGCACCAACACACCCTGTCCAAATAGTCACTCTGTTTTGGTTAAGACATGGCACTTTTGGTAAAGTGCCATGCACCTTCCCAGAACTATGGGTGGGCAAAATGTTCTTTTGAAGgtctgcttttgtgtgtgtgtgtcctcttaCCTTAATGAGCCAATACATGGCTCAGAACCTGTATAATGTTTCAGTCATTTCCTAACCACAGAAGAGCTGCTTTGACTCCCTCTGCCAAATGTGGCCAAACTGTGCCTATTCATGTCAGAGCTCAGTTTGGCCTACTTGGATGCCATTGCCACAAAGAGTGGTTAAGTACCTCTTCTGGCTTGGGACGGGAAAGACATTGAGGTGCAGCCAAAACCTAATTATTGATGGTGACTCAGAAGAGATGAAAGCCAAAGGCTATAAATCCTTTAGTGAAGGAGTCAGACTTCTTAATTTGCCTTTTTAAGCCAACGTAACCAGGCAGTTGTTGCTGTTTACACcaaaaatgcatttctttatccctttcagtGATTGCAATTGGAACTGCAATCCTTGAAAATCCACTTCAAATATAGTTGCTGTTTACAGGTTAAAGAAAAGTAGTCAGTATTTAGCACAAACAAATTATTTAGCAGCATCTATATTTGTCAATCTTTTAATTTAAGTATCAGTAACTATCTGACACTAATCTTTTATTGATTTCACTCCTTTCAACAGGACCTCCAGGAGTAATTTTGGAGGTTGTGAAATGATGGTATTATGGATTGACAGCTGATTAATGGAAAGAAACGTTTTCCACACTCTTTTAAGGAATAAAACAACATACTTATTGAAAGCTGACACTTCATTAAACTGTATCACTTGTGATCAGGTTATCATTGAGTTATCACCTCAATAaacagatacaaacacacacacaaacacgcaattcagaaaataaaagctcatgagagaaaaaaacaaaactgtggcACTTCAGTTTGACTTTAATGTTAAAATGCTTGGCATATAATAGTTTTATGTGAAAGCATATCCCATTTAGTTAAAAAACATTGAGAAGCACAAAATATATGTCTTTAGACTGCTGGAACTAAGATGAGTACTTTACTGGTCTTTAGAATGGAAAGATTTTATACCATCCCGGTAACTGGTGATGTCATGAATCAGCTGAGTGTTAAATGGCAGCACATCCTGGCTGTCAGAGATAAAAGTTTGCTGTGTGTATTGGAACTAATGGCTCTGGGCCAGACACAGTTTAAGTCTGATTGTCTGTACAGTTGAATGCTTCAGGGGTCACTATGGCGGTCAGGAAGTTATGGCCCAAGGCATTCAGAGGCGTGTACAACATCTTAACAGGATACATTCACACAGAGCCACGTTTCATACATAAACGATGCAAAATCCAACTTCCAAATACTTACTTGTTATTGTCACTGACCTTAAATAGGGGTTTAGTATTTCAGGAACATTTTCAATAAGAATTGCCATTAAATGTTTTCTAACTGACATAACATAACTGACTAAACATATTTTTACTCTGAAAATGATGACAATTCTTGAACTATACTGTCAATAAAGTATTGCgtattaattaatattaatatgttaaggtaaaatgcaacatttgacctccttttttccccaactGCAGCTTTTGGGTAAACTGTTTAACTCTTGTGAATAGAATTACCTTGATGACAAAAGACACACTTTATTATGTCTCCTTTATATTGTGAATGTAGTTGTAAACTAGCCAACTCTAACTGCAGTTTTCTGTCATGATATTTAGTTTTGATTATTATATGAGGTATAGCACATTAAAAAACCACTAAAAAAACCacaatcctttaaaaaaaaaaacagtactaGCATCCATTTCCATTCCTGTTAACCAGAAAACCTCTTTCCATTACACTGTCTCTAAAATGAACTTTCTCTAaacatcaaacaaaacaaagatgatTAACTAAACAAAATACATAAGATGGTTCACAGATGGCTGCATGCTGCATGCCAAATTCTGTTTTCCACCTGATAACCAGGACAAGTCATCCGCTTGTGTTCAGGCAGCAGTCGTAACCTTTTTGTCGCATCATGTGACTCATTGTGGTCGTACCCataaaaaaagctaaaaactgcCGTTCAAGCACACTACTGTAAGGAGCTTGAATTCTTTAGTAACAACTTATAAATCACCAtgtacaaaaatgtattttcttcatTGAGGTCATTACTAGATGACAGTACTTGGATAGACAGAATGTATAGAATATTTTAAATGCACGTTTATCATTACCCCATATCTGCAGTGTGTCTCGAGTTTCCGGTGTACGGTGGGGTCTCATCTGATAACAGCCTTCTGTCGGCTTAAAAAATCTGAGACACAAATTACAAACATACACAACTACGGGAAGCATTTCCAAAGCAGCGTCTTGTTTCAGCAATATTCCTCTGTGTTCCATCTGTCACTGCTCTCGTTGCCGTTGTTTCTCCTGCTTTGTGAGTAAGGCAAAAGGCACTTAAACATTGACCGTCAGCTGCATAAGCACTACACTGGGGGAATATATGGTTCCTACAACATGGGGTAGAAATAGTTTGAACTTCTATAGCAGCTCCCCGTTCTGCCTTAGCTGCTGCCTTTCCTAAATATTATGTTCAGCATTGAATGCAGGAAGATTTTCATTggtaaaacaaaagaaagaattctATTGTATTGAAGTTATTTATTTGAccttcttttgttttcacttgCAGTTATTCTGACTGATGAAGAGgttcagaggaaaaaggagatgatactgaagagaaaagaggaggaggcagccagGGAGGCAACAAAGCCTCGTCTGAATGAGGAGCAGGCCCGAATTATCTCCTCTTTGGTGGAAGCTCACCACAAGACCTACGATACCTCCTATTCTGACTTCTCCCGCTTCAGGGTTAGTTCAGAACTAAATAGTTTTCTTTTACCAAAACCACACTGGCTGGGACATGGacaaaatcatgtttttctctaCCACAAATATGGGTGGAGCTAGACATGATGTCATGTCGCTGATGGGAGGGCCTTCTGGAGCATGACATCAGGTCAGCCAACATTTTCCAGTGGAAGTAAATTAATGTGTGTAGTGCTCCTTATAGTTGAATAGAGTTGCACTTTGGAACTCTAtcttaatttaaaatgtcaatgtAAGTAAAACTCTTTTTCAAAGGACAAAGCAACATGTATGTTTTAATACGGAAGATTGCAGCGCTATAGTTGATGcacattttgattaaaaaaaggtttttttatgGTGTGGGGGGGATAATCAACTGAAAATTATATATTATTCCAAGTTTAAAGaatattttaaagtaaaagaaaatgtcCAACTAGTGGTAAGTCGGTTTTTTCAAAGAGGCTCATTTATTTGCAAATGTGATCCCTGGGCTCCATGTGGTTTCCATGTAAAGCCCAGCAGTGCGCCAAGCTGTGCATTGCAGTGACAAGATATTATTTCTGTGTGGATCTGCAGCCTCCAGTTCGTGAACGGCCGGTAACACGCAGTGCCAGCAGAGCCGCCTCGCTTCACTCCCTGTCTGATGCTTCCTCTGACTCATTAAACCACTCGCCTGGTAAGATGTTGTTGTTCACTTTCAAGGCTAAGATCGTCACGAAGAGACCCACCTTGCACATTCGTTGGAGTCTGAGTCTGCACATTCACCTAATCTTTTCTTTAAACAGAGTCAATGGACACCAAGTTGAATCTCAGCAACTTGTTGATGATGTATCAAGATGGTGTAAGCAGTCCGGATTccagtgaggaggaaacaaagcTTTCCATGTTGCCTCACCTGGCTGATCTGGTATCATACAGCATCCAAAAAGTCATCGGCTTTGCCAAGATGATTCCTGGATTCAGGTACCCCCCTATTGCATCTTAAATGAATGCAGCTCACTGCATTATCTAATGCAGTTTTTTAACAGTAGCACAGTGACTGTGGGAAATATTGGTATTTTAGTGTCGCACAAAAGAGCTTTGAAAAACTAAAAGTAGTCCCAAAATTCATATGAATTCTCTATCATGTTTTTCATGTGCATGTTCTTGTATATCTAATAAGTAATTGAAGGCCTGATCAGGCCTGATCATCTTTGATGGCAATATTCCCTTCCAAGATCACATGAATGAAATTTCTTAAAGTATTTTTAATTTACAAATATTCAAAGTAAACGACTAATCAGGAGGCTGTCTACTGAGTCACTGAATTGAAAGTTAATGGACATGCGATCAGTTTCAAGAAATGACAGCAGCAAATGTTAGTTTGAAATTGGGACAATAGAGAGAAgagatgatttttttcttttaagattTACAAGTCCACTAGAATCAAAAAACAGCGGTGTCAGTCTTTATGAGCAGGAGTATGAGCACCAAGCATTATGATATGTAGTGTAGTTAAAAATAGGCCTCTATTTTTAGGGCCTTGTGACAGCTATGGGGAATTTCTGTACACAGGCCATTAGGGAGACAGATTCACATCAAATGTCTAGAACATACTTTATGCACTAATTCCTATCCCAAAATTT is part of the Takifugu flavidus isolate HTHZ2018 chromosome 8, ASM371156v2, whole genome shotgun sequence genome and encodes:
- the LOC130530416 gene encoding vitamin D3 receptor B isoform X2, which produces MPHQGCTLPLPICSWDRLQCPPCDPKGDRVVKKKKQMMEPMTVTTSVVGPQEFDRNAPRICGVCGDKATGFHFNAMTCEGCKGFFRRSMKRKASFTCPFNGSCTITKDNRRHCQACRLKRCIDIGMMKEFILTDEEVQRKKEMILKRKEEEAAREATKPRLNEEQARIISSLVEAHHKTYDTSYSDFSRFRPPVRERPVTRSASRAASLHSLSDASSDSLNHSPESMDTKLNLSNLLMMYQDGVSSPDSSEEETKLSMLPHLADLVSYSIQKVIGFAKMIPGFRDLTAEDQIALLKSSAIEIIMLRSNQSFSLEDMSWSCGGPDFKYCITDVTKAGHTLELLEPLVKFQVGLKKLNLHEEEHVLLMAICLLSPDRPGVQDHRHVEKLQDHLSEILQAYIRVNHPGGRLLYAKMIQKLADLRSLNEEHSKQYRSLSFQPEHSMQLTPLVLEVFGSEVS
- the LOC130530416 gene encoding vitamin D3 receptor B isoform X1 → MPHQCYIRKLTGNKTTDRRISPNDDKCVGSSEIWRDKKVMEPMTVTTSVVGPQEFDRNAPRICGVCGDKATGFHFNAMTCEGCKGFFRRSMKRKASFTCPFNGSCTITKDNRRHCQACRLKRCIDIGMMKEFILTDEEVQRKKEMILKRKEEEAAREATKPRLNEEQARIISSLVEAHHKTYDTSYSDFSRFRPPVRERPVTRSASRAASLHSLSDASSDSLNHSPESMDTKLNLSNLLMMYQDGVSSPDSSEEETKLSMLPHLADLVSYSIQKVIGFAKMIPGFRDLTAEDQIALLKSSAIEIIMLRSNQSFSLEDMSWSCGGPDFKYCITDVTKAGHTLELLEPLVKFQVGLKKLNLHEEEHVLLMAICLLSPDRPGVQDHRHVEKLQDHLSEILQAYIRVNHPGGRLLYAKMIQKLADLRSLNEEHSKQYRSLSFQPEHSMQLTPLVLEVFGSEVS
- the LOC130530416 gene encoding vitamin D3 receptor A isoform X3 encodes the protein MEPMTVTTSVVGPQEFDRNAPRICGVCGDKATGFHFNAMTCEGCKGFFRRSMKRKASFTCPFNGSCTITKDNRRHCQACRLKRCIDIGMMKEFILTDEEVQRKKEMILKRKEEEAAREATKPRLNEEQARIISSLVEAHHKTYDTSYSDFSRFRPPVRERPVTRSASRAASLHSLSDASSDSLNHSPESMDTKLNLSNLLMMYQDGVSSPDSSEEETKLSMLPHLADLVSYSIQKVIGFAKMIPGFRDLTAEDQIALLKSSAIEIIMLRSNQSFSLEDMSWSCGGPDFKYCITDVTKAGHTLELLEPLVKFQVGLKKLNLHEEEHVLLMAICLLSPDRPGVQDHRHVEKLQDHLSEILQAYIRVNHPGGRLLYAKMIQKLADLRSLNEEHSKQYRSLSFQPEHSMQLTPLVLEVFGSEVS